Sequence from the Parvicella tangerina genome:
CTTGAATACGAACCCCCGAGATGATATTTCCATCGTGAAGGATTTCCAAAACAGGGGTATTATATGTAAACCTAACACCAAGATCTTCTGCCAGTTTCAACAACGAATTGGTAATGGAAACCATTCCTTTTTTCGGAAAGAAAGCTCCTACATTGAACTCATAATGAGGAATCACCTCCATAATACCAGGTGTTTGGAAGGGGCTTGAGCCATTGTAGGTAGCATATCGATCAAAAAGCTGAACTAATTTAGGATCATCAAAAGACCTTTGATTGACCTCATGTAGTGTTTTATTTAGTCCAAGCTTAGGTGTCCGGAAGATCGCTTTTGCCGTTGCTAAATTCAAGAATCCCCGCCAATCATTAAGACTTTGTTCTAAAAATAATTTTCCAGTAGTTTCTTCAATAAACTTTGCCTGCTCAAGCTTTGCTATAATCTGTTCTTTGGTACAATTGAAGTGAAATGCAGCATCCTTAGCAAATTGATTAGGTTTGGCATCTGCAACAAAGGAAGTTCCATCGTTCCAGAAATAATGACAAACTTTTTCAAGCCGTTCATAAGTAAAGTACGCTTCGGGCTTCCTTCCAGCTAATGCAAATAATTCCTCAACGTACTGAGGCATGGTAAACAAGGAAGGGCCTGCGTCAAAGCGATAATCACCACATCGAATTTCCGACAGTTTTCCTCCTGGATAGCCGTTCTTTTCAAATACGCTGACGTCATATCCTTTAACTGCCAATCGAATGGAAGCAGCTATCCCAGCTATCCCAGAACCTATAACAATTGCTTTTTTAGGCATTTTTGCCAAAGATATCTTTTATTATTTTTTTTCTGTAGTCGAAGATTTCTTTGAGCTTTTTTCTAATCAACACCTTATTTGCTAAATCTCCTAGCACACCCATTGGAGGTTGATAGTGGACAATATCCTCCATCAGTACACCATGTTCAACTTCCTTAAATCGATGTTGATGGTGCCAGATTTTGTAAGGACCTTGCTTTTGCTCATCGATAAAAAAATAAGGTTCCTTGACCTGGGTAATCTCTGTAGTCCATTTCATCGGAATGCCCGCTACGGGTTTAACCACATACCGAATGATCTGGCCTGGATACATTTCTTCTGTGTCAGCGTTAGAAATAATATCAAACCCCATGTAATCTGGGGTGATCTTTTTCAGGTTCTCCGGACTAGAAAAAAAGCTCCATGCCTCTTGCATTGAGACATCTTTCAATAATTGATCTCTTTTTAAGACATGAACTCCCATGGCATTACAATAAGTTGAAACTATGCTTCAAATAAGAGCTAAAAAACAGTGCGTACTTCTTACGATTTGGAATTCTAATACGCGTATTCATGATTGCGGAGGCTGGAGTTTTCTGAATCTTATTTAGAAGTCGCGCATAATAGATGTAGGCCACATAAACACCAAACCTCGATTCTTTCGGAAGCTTTGTAATCCCGATATACCCCTGTCTGAAATCTTCTGCGATATCTTCCTCCAATTGAGCTTTTACCTCATCGTCAAAAGCTTCGAAGTCCACTCCTGGAAAATAAGTTCTTCCCAATTCTTTGTAATCATCTTTCAAATCTCTGAGAAAGTTTATTTTCTGAAAAGCAGAACCTAGCTTCATTGCATAAGGCTTAAGTTCTTCATACATTTTCTCATCACCATCCACAAACACCTTTAGACACATCAATCCTACGACTTCCGCTGAGCCCAAGATATACTTTTCATAGGTGTCCTGATCATACTCAACATCTCCCAGATCCATCTCCATACTATCCAGAAAAGTATCGGTAAGTTCCAAAGGAATTTTATACTTATTCACCACCCATTGGTAAGCATTCAGCACGGGATTTGTACTAATCTTATCTTGTATCGCCTTATAGGTGTCTGCTCTAAACTCTTTGAGCAATCGTCTCTTATCAAAATCATGAAAGGTATCCACAATTTCGTCTGCCACTCTTACATAACCGTAAATAGCATAAATGGGGTCATGAAAGCGCTTGTGCAAGAAACGAATTCCCAATGAAAAGGAAGTACTGTATTTCTTTGTAATAATTGTACTTGACTTAATCGATATTTGATCGTATAACTCTTTCATTTTAGTTAGTTTTGAGGTACTTAATAGCTTCCTGAGCTGCGATTTTTCCACTAATTAAGGATGGTGGAACACCTGGTCCAGGAACCGTTAGTTGACCCGTATAAAACAAATTCTTTACTTTGTCATTATGCATTGATGGCTTCAAGATGGCTGTCTGTTTTAATGTATTTGCCAAACCATAAGCGTTTCCTTTATAAGCATTGTAGTCTTTTTTGAAATCCTTTAAAGAATAGGAGCGATTATAGATGATATGTTCTCTGACCTTTTGATCTGTTAACCGCTCTAATCGTTCTACAATCAATTCAAAGTATTTATTCCTCATTTCTTCAGTATCAGGAAGATCTGGAGCAACAGGAATTAACAAAAATAGATTCTCATAACCCTTTGGGGCAACAGATTCATCCGTTACGCTTGGAGCACAAACATAAAACAATGGGTTACTTGGCCATTTGGGTGTATCGTAAATTTCTCTAGCATGTAAATTAAAGTCTTGATCAAAGAACAGGTTGTGATGAAGCAGATTTTTCAGCTTCTTATTCACTCCCACATAATAGAGTAAACAGCTAGGCGCCAAAACTCTAGAATCCCAATAATCCTCTGAATACTTTCTATGGGCTTTTTCTAGGAGGTTTTGCTCTACAAAGTGATAGTCGGCACTTGCAATAACGGCATCCGAATTTTGTTCACTATCGTTGGCAATTAAGCTTTTTACTCTCTTATTTTCGATAGACAGCTTTTCAACTGGTGCGTTTGTGTGAATTTCAACACCTAACTCTTTCGCAAGCAACTCCATGCCTTCGATAACTTTATGCATTCCTCCCATGGGATACCATGTTCCTCCAACGATGTCTGCATAATTCATTAAACTGTAAAGCGCAGGAATGTTCTCTGGCTTCGCACCCAAAAACAAGACCGGAAACTCAATAATCTGAATGAGTTTCGGATTATTAAAATACTGTCTGATATATTTCGAAAATGACTTGAACAACTGCAACCTGAAAACACCTTTTACCACATCAAATGTGGCGAATTCCAGAAGAGACTTACTTGGCTTTTGAACGAGGTCATTAATTCCCACACGATACTTGTAAGCCGCATCATCAAGAAACCTTCTTAATCTTGCAGCGCTTCCCTCCTCAATACGTTCAAATGTGTCATAAAGCTCATCCAAGTTAGATGGTAAATCCACGAAATCGTTTTCACCAAAGAAAACACGGTAGGAAGGACTTAGCCTTACAAGTTCATAATAATCACTTGCTTTCTTTCCAAAATCGTTGAAAAATGTCTCAAACACATCAGGCATCCAATACCAAGAAGGTCCCATATCAAACATGAACCCATCTGCTTCAAATTTTCGACTTCGCCCACCAACTGATTCATTTTTTTCAAAAATACGCACCTTGTGACCAGCCTTAGCCAAATAACACGCTGATGCGAGACCGCTATATCCGCCTCCAATAATATCTACCGTCTTCATGCCCTAAATTCTTTAAGTTCTTCCATTAGTTGCTGTCTAGCCATGTAGATTCGACTTTTTACCGTTCCAATGGGTAAGTTAAGTTCATCGCTAATCTCCTTATACTTAAATCCTTCAACATGCTTCATAAAGGGTACGCTATACTCTTCATCAAGATTATTGATCTTACTCAAGATCTCTTCTGTATACAATTGAGAGGTTTGACTTTGCAACTGTGACGTCTGACTGTTCAACATAAATGAGTTTGGAGAATCATCATGAATCATTGTCACTAATTTTCTTCTTCTGTAGTCATTAATGAAGGTATTCTTCATGATGGTGTATAACCAAGCTTTAAGGTTGGTAGGAGATACAAATTTGTCACGATATTTCATCGCCTTCAACACTGTTTCCTGAAAAAGGTCTTTAGCATCTTCCTCATCCTTTGTTAGCGTTCTGGCAAAAGCATTTAGTTTGTCTTGAAACGTGGTTACTTGATAGTTAAATTCTAGAACAGTCATTTTGTTTTGTTTAACGTTTTCACTACAAAGTTAAACACTTTTATGTTAGACAAACAAATTTTTGTTTAACTTTTTATTGTATTAGTTAAACGTTTTTGATTAGATCAACAAGATCATTCACATGTGAAAGCCTATGAAGTCTATCATTTCGAAGAGTTATCGTTGCAGATTGAATTCCTGAAGAAAGCACCTCTAAGGTTGGGTAGGAATCCAAAATTTCTTTAAGATATTCATCGATCCATCCTTTTTCAGTCGAATTAATGAATGACGTCAATACATACGCTGGTTGGTGCGTGTCAATGGCTTTCATGACATCACCTTTCGGTACCATTTGCCCTAAATAGATTACCTTGAACCCATGTTTCTTAAGTTGATAGGAGTAATAAAGCAAGCCCAGCTCATGCATTTCATCAGCATTCAAAAAAGAGATAACCGTTTTAGCATTTTCATCCAGACAGGGACCCAGCTCATCAATAGCAGCAACAATCTTTTGCCTTACCAAGTTCGTAATAAAATGCTCTTGTGCTGGGTCAATAACATTTGTCATCCACAGCACTCCGATACGATCAAGAAATGGATAAACGATGTTTAACATTAACTTATCGAAGCTATGCTTATCAATGTAATCGTTCAACACTCTTTCAAAACGGGCCTCATCCATATCTATCATGGAAATCGTCAGCGACTCAATAACATTGTTGTCTGTGTTATCTTTGTTGAGAAGTTCTTCTATTCGTTGCGTGATCTGTTTCTCGGTTAAGTCTGCAATTTTACTGATCTTAAACCCATTATTATAAAGAATATTGAGCCGCAACAGTTTCTTCAACTCCATATCACTGTAAGAACGAATATTTGTTTCTGAACGCATTGGCTCCAGCAAATGGTAGCGTTGCTCCCAAATCCGTATCGTGTGGGCTTTGACCCCACTCAATTTTTCAAGGTCCTTTATAGAATATGTTCTCATTTAAATGACTTCTTTCAGCACTAAAACAAGGTAAACAAAATTTTGTTCAGCAAAGATAGAAAAAACTATTCCCTCAATTAAACAAGGGCTTCTAGCTAGTTTTAGAGATAAACTATTTTAGCATCAAGATTACAGGCAAAACACAAAATAAACTACACGCCACAAGCGAGTCTAAAAATCACTTAAGGATTGGCACATTGTTATTTGACCACCTGAATTGTCCGTAAAACACCTCACCTTCAGACTTGGTTTCATAACAGTATAAATACCCATCTAATGAGGCAATCAGTATTTCCAATTTACCATCACCATCTACATCTTTAATTAGTGGTGTGGCTTCTGCTCCTGTAGGAAACTTTAATTCCTTCAAAGCTTTTCCATTTCTATCACTTACGTACAGATCACCAGACTCACTCACGGAAATGAACTGTTGAGCACCTGTGCCAAGCACATCAGCCACCAAAGTGGTTGCACTCTTTGCCCCATTCATCGTACCGCTATGCTCTGGTGCTTTCTCATTGATTAATTTATTGAATCCATTTTCCTGCTTTTCAAAAGCGTCATCGCCAATATATATCCAATAGTCTGACAAGTTCAAATAACCCTGGTATACTACTGGTGACATATATTTACTGTAGCCAAAACCGATTGTCTTGATCAACTGGCCATCTACTCCGAGCTCTTGAAACTCACCGTAGGCATCCAGCGATGCAATCCGTTTTTCTCCTTGCTCCTCGTATAGAAATGGAGATGCGTGAATTCCTGCTCCTGTTGGCGCGCTCCAAATTGGCAGACCGCTCTTACCGTCAAGTGCCATAAGGTAGTCACCATAATGAGCCATTTTAAACCCTGCCGTTTTAGAGCTATTGGGCTTACCTCTAAACCCACAAACGACATCCAACACACCATCGTTGTTACCATCTACGACAAGTGGCGCAACATTTCCTTCATGCGAAGAAATCGAATCTAAAACCCATTTTACAGAGCCATCTGCTGCATTCAGGCAGTAAACACCATGGTGCTGCACACAAAACACAACCTCAGCGCTACCATTCTGATCCAGATCCTCCACCACGGGAACACTTTCAACATCATAAGGTGTCTTAAACTTCCAAAGTTCATTTCCAGATTTTTCATCAAAACAATAGAGGTAATAATTGTCGGTGCCAAAAAAGAGTTTACCATCGTAAAGGGCGACTCCTGTGACATCATTATCTCCCATTATTTGAGAAGCATAGGTGTTGGCCACCTTACCAGTTCTTGCGTCAATTTTATAAACTGCATCACGCTCATCTAGGTCAGCGTTAGCATCATCACCATTAGATCCTATATAAACAAACCCATCATCCTCAATTATATTGGTCCTGTAGGTGGTTATCCCAATTTTTTGTTTCCATTTCAGTGGAAACTCCTTTGTAATACTCTGACCGCTTACTGAGCTCATCATCAGCATCAATATTGATATCTCAAAAAACCTTACCATTCTTCTTCTGTGTATCGTTCATTATTGAATACGTATATATAGTACTTTACACCATTCTCATAACCTATCATAACCTCCGTCTCCCGAAAAGGCATAAAATCACCTGATTCATATTTAGGCTCAACCAGGGTATTTCCATCTTTATCTATAGCTCCATACTTTCCATTTTGGTACAAAATATCGAACTCAACGCCTTCAATTACGATTTCACCTTCATGAAAAGTCTCTTCGCCAGTCAGAAAGTTCTTCCTCACAATTTCATTTCCATTGAATTTGTATGCGGAGTACCCAACAACCTTATCGTAAAAGACACTATCGTTGTACTGAATAGCTTTAGCACTGTCCCTTGGGTCATTGATGTTAACATACTTTGTACCATCTAATTCAGCCCAAACAAGAGTTGGCCTTACTGGATCGTAATTGTCAAAAGGATAAATTTTAAAATCTTCAAAAGCAACTGGTAGTAAAATATTGCCATGGTAATCGACAATGCCTTTCTTTCCCTTTTGAGTTACAACATACGCATATAATTCTCCTTCCGCGTCATAAACATGATCTTCTATTCTAGTCATTTCCTGAATTTCATCATAGATCGGCTGAAGAATCATTTTATTCTTTCGAGGCAGGTAAATCCCTAATTTCTTCTTAAGCTCTAACTCCATGACAGGATTCCAGCCATAGGGAAGAGAGTAATCAAAGAAAAACGACCTAATGTCATCATAAATAGTAGGTAAGACTATCTCACCATTCATATTTCCCAAGCCCCACTTTTCCTTTTTTGTTTTTAGCAACAACGTATCAGTCTCCCATTCTAGATAGTCATAACCGCTATAAATGGTCTTATATATTGCTGGATATACAACGCCTTTATTGTGAACATATAGCCCAACCCGCTTTTTATCATAGAGCCAAACAGCTTTGGTGTCATAACTAAAGTCATAAGCTATTTGAATATCGCTATATGCCATGGGGGTAAGCTTTCCATCGCGAACACTAATTAAGCCTTTTCCCTTTTTTCCATGCGCCTCCAAGATTTGGTCGTACTCATATCCATACGGACTCCAATCACCATTAAGGTCAGCAAAATACAGTTGCTTATACTCAAACGGAATCAAGGTATCTCCCATGTGATTTACGACACCGTATCTATTATTCATTCCCTTCATGTGAAAAAATGGATAGACCTCAGAATAACCTTCCTTGAATCTAGCATCAGTAACTGGAACAAACGTCCCTTCATCTTTGCAGTCATAGTAACCTATGGCCATTTTACCATTTTCATCAAAGTCGACATCATGCATATCTAAACACTCATAATCATATCCATCTATACCTTTCAAGCTAGTATCGGTTTCGTAGAAATAGTATGGATAAACATCTCTCCTGACAAAATTAGACTTACTCTTAACTTGAGGTTCCAAAACAACTTCTTCGATAACCTGATGCAGTCCATAGAGATCACCTTTTCTAGTTATCACGGCAGAAGGGAAATCTTCTTTTCTGTAGATTTCATCATAAGAGCCAAGGATATTTTTCGTTACCGGATTATAAAATGAAATTTTCCCGCTTTTTACAGCTAGAAATACCAAGCTATTCTGCATATCAAATAACTCGATACTATCCCCTGAAACTAGAATACTATCTCTGTTTGTCTTTGTCACCAAATGATACTCATCGTTCATTTTGAGTAGCATGAAAGGATTATATTCAAAATCTACAACATCCTGATAGATCATTTTTGTAGGCGCAAATGAATTAGACAAAACACCCATTTTACCATCAGCTGAATAGGTTATCTTATAAGCATTTAGCTCATCACCGTTCTCAAACTTAAACTCAGTATTTGATGGGAGGTTGTCGATCACGAATTCATTGCGATCAGCATCGTACAGCGCAACATTATCGCTTTGTTTAACCACCAAATATGGGACATCCAATAACGATTCTCTAGTTGACATATTTCCTGCCTTGTCTTCGTATTCCTCAACAACTGTTAGTGGCTTAATGCTCTCTGCTTTCAATAGAAGTTCATCATTGAAATATAAAGATGTCATCCCATCTTCCTTTGTCACTCTTGCCTCTCTAAACTTCTGATCCTCTCTCCAATCAAATCCTGTCGTGATCTTAAGGGATGCATTCAGCATTTTCTTTTTACCATCACTAAAAGTTAATAGGTAATCATAGGCCCTGTTATAACCTTTTCCCTCCTCCGTCTGCTCATAATTCACAACATTGTCTTCAAGGACATTCAAACTTCCTGCTTTAAGGATGGACAATTGATTGACCCCATTCGTCTTCTTTCTGATCGAGTAATTCACTTCCCCAACTTCCGTAAATAATGCGTAAACGAACGTATATTTGGTGAGTTCACCAAACTCATTGTATTCACTGTACTCTTCAGTATGAAGTGGTTCAATATGCACATACGCTGGGTTAATTACCCAATCCTTGAGAGCGATATTATACAAACCGTACTTCCCATTTTTCACTGCTACCGCTAAATTCTCTTTGACATTCCATTTTGAAAAAGCGTGTTCCTGATTCTCAAGGATTAATCCTTCCTGATCATAAATATCATATAATCCAGATGCTTTTTTGCCATAAGCAATACCATTACTATTCATCCCAACCCCTGAATATTCACAAGGCACATCTTTAAACGCTGGAGCGTAAAGCCCTTTTTTCTCATCCTTAACCATCTCCACCCAAGATTGATAAGTATAGTTAATCTGATCATAAATTGGCTGTAACACTTGATCTCCAGTAACATTAATCAACCCAACCTTTCTACCTTGTGCCACCTTAGCAAAACCTCTATTAAACTGGCCAATCTTATCATAAATGGGTTTTACCAACCAATTATTACTCGAATCTATAAACCCCCATTTACCATCCTTTTTAACACATGCAAAGCCTTCAGAAAAGTCAGTTGCATACTCAAAAACTGGTTCAATGATTACATCACCTTTTTGCTTAAAACCATACACGTTACCCTCTCGATACGCTTTTTGTGAAAAGGAATCAAACACGATCAACGCGAGAAAAACACTTATTATTCTCATAGAGACAATCTTATCAAGAACAAATAAATGAAAAACAACTCAAAATAACCTACGTAGGAATACGTAAATTAAAATAAGTCACCCTGAGAAAAGCCAATATTCCGATCAAGGTGTTTGTAGGCTAATTCGGTTGCCTTCCTTCCTCTAGGAGTCCTTAAAAGGTACCCCTCCTGAATTAGAAATGGTTCATACACCTCTTCGATTGTTCCTGCTTGCTCACCCACAGCTGTTGCGATGGTATTCAAACCAACAGGTCCGCCTTTAAACTTATCAATAAGCACCATAAGTATTTTGTTGTCCATCTCATCGAGTCCGTGCTGGTCTACGTTCAAGGCTTCCAACCCAATATCCGTAATATCTGGTTTAATTGTTCCATCACCTTTGATCTGGGCAAAATCCCGAACTCTTCTTAACAAGGCATTTGCAATTCTTGGAGTACCCCTACTTCTTGAGGCAATCTTATAGGCAGCTTCGTATTCGATAGGTATATCCAGTATCCCAGCAGATCGTTCAACGATATCTGTCAGCGTCTTTGCATCATAGTATTCTAGCCTACTCGAAATCCCAAAGCGAGCCCTTAAGGGTGAGGTCAGCATTCCAGATCGAGTAGTCGCACCGATCAGTGTAAAAGGGTTCAGCGAAATCTGAACAGTTCGTGCGTTCGGGCCAGTATCAATTAAAATATCAATCTTATAATCCTCCATTGCAGAATACAAGTATTCCTCAATTACTGGCGAAAGTCGGTGTATTTCATCGATAAAGAGCACATCACCCTCTTCAAGATTGGTCAATAGACCCGCTAAGTCACCTGGCTTATCCAACACAGGACCTGAAGTTACCTTAAACCCAACACCCAGCTCATTTGCAATAATATTTGCCAATGTTGTTTTTCCCAAACCGGGAGGCCCATGCAAAAGCACATGATCGAGTGTCTCTTCACGCATTTTTGCCGCTTGAATAAAGATTTCAAGGTTATTTGTTACTTTCGACTGACCTGCAAAATCATCCAACATTTTAGGACGAAGGACTTGTTCAATCTCTTTATCAGACTGATTTTCATCATCTCCTCTTAGGTCAAATTCCTCGATCATAATCACAAAGTTAGCTGAATTGTCTTTCAAGATTACTAGATATCTATCGAAAGTTCAACAAAGAAGTGTCAAAATTTGAAACAATTACCCATTTGGCAATAGTAAAAGAACACCTAAAAGAACCAATACTATTTGGATTAAGTGAACTACAAAACCAAACATCAGCACCTTTCTACCCGAATGGTAAAGCGTCTTGAAACTTGTCTTAAACCCAATCGCAGCCATAGCTATTGCCAACAACCATTTACCTGATGTTTCAACACTTTTCAGTGCATCTGCAGGAACATCTACAAAAGAGACAAACAACGTAACTGCAATGAACGCCCATAAGTACAAGGGGAGTTTAAAGAACTCTATGATCGACTTCGGTTTTGTTTCACTCGTCATCACATTAAATAACAAAACAGCAGGAGCTAACATGGCAACTCTCAACATTTTGATCGTAACCGCCATTTTGCCAACGTCTTCACTGATGGAATAGCCAGCTCCAGCAACGTTTCCAACACTGTGTAGTGTACCACCAGTTAACAAAGCCATTTGCTGATCACCGATGGTTACTACCGAATTAACCAACGGCCAAAAAAACATAAAAATAGCACCAATCAAACTGACTACTGCCAGTGCAATCCCAATATCATTTTTATCCTTTGCAACGGTTGGTGCAACAGCCGCAATTGCTGAGGACCCGCAGATGGTGGTACCGAACCCCGTTAACAAACCTCCTGACTTCGGACAGTTCATCTTTTTAGACAACCCAACCGTTACGAATAGCATTCCTAGCACCATTCCTACAATAATCACAATGGTTTCCCACCCTAAATCACCGATATCATCAACGCTTAAACCACATGCTAAAAGGACGATAGAAAACTCTAGAACCTTGGAGCCGCTAAAATCAATTCCTTTTTTGTATTTACTCGTCCAATCCGTGAGGTTACCGATGATCATTCCCAGCAGCAAAGCAATTAGAACAGCATTGAAACCGGGGATATAAGGCGCGACAAGAATACCGACAACCGCCACAGTAACCGAAAGCACAAAACCAGGTAAAATCTTCGATATTTTCTCTTTGTTGATCACAAAAACATGAAAGTAGTTCTTCTCACATCCAAAAAATGTAACAATTGTTACTTCGTATGATTTTTACGTACTAACACCGTATCTTCGCAGTAAAGATATTTGATTCATGGAAATTCTCTTTCTGGTAATAGGTGTTATTCTGGGTACGATTATAGGCTTTTTAATCGGTAAATCAAAGCAAGGAAGCTCAAACAATGAACATACTGACCAAGCCAATCTTGTGCAGAAGTTAGAGGCTATTCAGATGGAAAATCGTGAGTTGAGCGTTTCTAAAGGAGAATTAGCAAAGGAGCGGGAGATTTTATCTCAGCGTAACTCCTCGATTGAAGAAGAGCTTAAAGACCTGCGCAATTCCTATTCAATGGAAAAAGAAAAAAACGCCACACTCCTTGAGAAGCAAAAGAACCTAGAAGAGTTGTTGGTTAAGCAGAAGGAAGAACTCACTGCTGTTCAAGAAAAATTCACGAAAGAATTTGAATTGATCGCAACCAAAATTCTTGATCAAAAAAGCAAAGTATTTAAGGAGGAAAATAAAGAATCTATTGGAGAGTTACTCAATCCACTTAAAGAGCGCATCAAGGAGTTTCAGGAAAAAGTAGAAAAAACGAATGAAGAGGGAGTAAAAAGGAACTCTGTCCTTTCCGAACAGATCAAACAGTTGAGAGATCTTAATCAGGAGATCACAGAAGAAACGAAAAGTTTAACAAAAGCCTTGAGAGGGGATTCTAAAACTCAAGGTAATTGGGGAGAATTACAATTGGAGGCAATTCTCGAAAAGGCCGGTCTTCAAAAAGATGTTCACTACTCCAAAGAGAGCAACTTAAAGACCGAAGACGGCAGTAACCAACGCTTAGATTACATCATCAACTTGCCGGATGGCAAAAATCTTATTTTGGATTCCAAAGTGTCGCTTACGGCCTACAGTAAGTATTTTGACACAGAAGATGAAGAAGAACGTGCGAAAAACCTTAAACAGCATTTAGACAGTATCAATGTGCATATTAAGTCGCTTTCAGACAAGGATTACCATAAGTTATATGGCATCAATCCACCTGATTATGTCTTAATGTTTATCGCCAATGAACCTGCTCTCACCATGGCTCTTCGTGAAGACCCGAGTAT
This genomic interval carries:
- a CDS encoding MerR family transcriptional regulator, yielding MRTYSIKDLEKLSGVKAHTIRIWEQRYHLLEPMRSETNIRSYSDMELKKLLRLNILYNNGFKISKIADLTEKQITQRIEELLNKDNTDNNVIESLTISMIDMDEARFERVLNDYIDKHSFDKLMLNIVYPFLDRIGVLWMTNVIDPAQEHFITNLVRQKIVAAIDELGPCLDENAKTVISFLNADEMHELGLLYYSYQLKKHGFKVIYLGQMVPKGDVMKAIDTHQPAYVLTSFINSTEKGWIDEYLKEILDSYPTLEVLSSGIQSATITLRNDRLHRLSHVNDLVDLIKNV
- a CDS encoding outer membrane protein assembly factor BamB family protein, translated to MMSSVSGQSITKEFPLKWKQKIGITTYRTNIIEDDGFVYIGSNGDDANADLDERDAVYKIDARTGKVANTYASQIMGDNDVTGVALYDGKLFFGTDNYYLYCFDEKSGNELWKFKTPYDVESVPVVEDLDQNGSAEVVFCVQHHGVYCLNAADGSVKWVLDSISSHEGNVAPLVVDGNNDGVLDVVCGFRGKPNSSKTAGFKMAHYGDYLMALDGKSGLPIWSAPTGAGIHASPFLYEEQGEKRIASLDAYGEFQELGVDGQLIKTIGFGYSKYMSPVVYQGYLNLSDYWIYIGDDAFEKQENGFNKLINEKAPEHSGTMNGAKSATTLVADVLGTGAQQFISVSESGDLYVSDRNGKALKELKFPTGAEATPLIKDVDGDGKLEILIASLDGYLYCYETKSEGEVFYGQFRWSNNNVPILK
- a CDS encoding SRPBCC family protein, encoding MGVHVLKRDQLLKDVSMQEAWSFFSSPENLKKITPDYMGFDIISNADTEEMYPGQIIRYVVKPVAGIPMKWTTEITQVKEPYFFIDEQKQGPYKIWHHQHRFKEVEHGVLMEDIVHYQPPMGVLGDLANKVLIRKKLKEIFDYRKKIIKDIFGKNA
- a CDS encoding RNA polymerase sigma factor, with protein sequence MTVLEFNYQVTTFQDKLNAFARTLTKDEEDAKDLFQETVLKAMKYRDKFVSPTNLKAWLYTIMKNTFINDYRRRKLVTMIHDDSPNSFMLNSQTSQLQSQTSQLYTEEILSKINNLDEEYSVPFMKHVEGFKYKEISDELNLPIGTVKSRIYMARQQLMEELKEFRA
- the crtD gene encoding 1-hydroxycarotenoid 3,4-desaturase CrtD, which gives rise to MPKKAIVIGSGIAGIAASIRLAVKGYDVSVFEKNGYPGGKLSEIRCGDYRFDAGPSLFTMPQYVEELFALAGRKPEAYFTYERLEKVCHYFWNDGTSFVADAKPNQFAKDAAFHFNCTKEQIIAKLEQAKFIEETTGKLFLEQSLNDWRGFLNLATAKAIFRTPKLGLNKTLHEVNQRSFDDPKLVQLFDRYATYNGSSPFQTPGIMEVIPHYEFNVGAFFPKKGMVSITNSLLKLAEDLGVRFTYNTPVLEILHDGNIISGVRIQDDGVVHADVVYSNMDVYFTYHKLLKGIQVPQKKLEQERSSSALIFYWGINKQFEQMGVHNIFFADDYRGEFEAIFDKKQLFDDPTIYIHISSKVKKDDAPENGENWFVMINTPPKGTINWEEYIENSKKNIIRKLSVALGEDIDGLITCEEKLFPETIESKTLSYQGSLYGTSSNSKYAAFLRHPNFHKKLKGLYFVGGSAHPGGGIPLCLLSAKIATNHAPAVS
- a CDS encoding phytoene/squalene synthase family protein → MKELYDQISIKSSTIITKKYSTSFSLGIRFLHKRFHDPIYAIYGYVRVADEIVDTFHDFDKRRLLKEFRADTYKAIQDKISTNPVLNAYQWVVNKYKIPLELTDTFLDSMEMDLGDVEYDQDTYEKYILGSAEVVGLMCLKVFVDGDEKMYEELKPYAMKLGSAFQKINFLRDLKDDYKELGRTYFPGVDFEAFDDEVKAQLEEDIAEDFRQGYIGITKLPKESRFGVYVAYIYYARLLNKIQKTPASAIMNTRIRIPNRKKYALFFSSYLKHSFNLL
- a CDS encoding phytoene desaturase family protein is translated as MKTVDIIGGGYSGLASACYLAKAGHKVRIFEKNESVGGRSRKFEADGFMFDMGPSWYWMPDVFETFFNDFGKKASDYYELVRLSPSYRVFFGENDFVDLPSNLDELYDTFERIEEGSAARLRRFLDDAAYKYRVGINDLVQKPSKSLLEFATFDVVKGVFRLQLFKSFSKYIRQYFNNPKLIQIIEFPVLFLGAKPENIPALYSLMNYADIVGGTWYPMGGMHKVIEGMELLAKELGVEIHTNAPVEKLSIENKRVKSLIANDSEQNSDAVIASADYHFVEQNLLEKAHRKYSEDYWDSRVLAPSCLLYYVGVNKKLKNLLHHNLFFDQDFNLHAREIYDTPKWPSNPLFYVCAPSVTDESVAPKGYENLFLLIPVAPDLPDTEEMRNKYFELIVERLERLTDQKVREHIIYNRSYSLKDFKKDYNAYKGNAYGLANTLKQTAILKPSMHNDKVKNLFYTGQLTVPGPGVPPSLISGKIAAQEAIKYLKTN